From Arachis stenosperma cultivar V10309 chromosome 2, arast.V10309.gnm1.PFL2, whole genome shotgun sequence, one genomic window encodes:
- the LOC130962899 gene encoding uncharacterized protein LOC130962899, with translation MGFEKAGAERKLQLQELKSLCLEAYENSRLYKEKMNAVHDQHIKRKEFQPGDLVLLYNSRLRLMPGKLRSRWEGPYRVEKAEPYGVFHLSHPSSSELIKVNGHRLKLYHGEKATKNKELEIFLLEDPLATEN, from the coding sequence ATGGGATTTGAGAAAgccggagctgaaaggaagttgcaactgcaagaattgAAGAGCCTttgcctagaagcttatgagaactcaagacTGTACAAGGAGAAAATGAATGCTGTACATGATCAACACATCAAGAGAAAGGAGTTCCAACCAGGGGATTTAGTCCTTCTTTATAACTCTAGAttgaggctcatgccaggcaaacTGCGATCAAGGTGGGAAGGTCCATATAGAGTCGAGAAGGCTGAACCGTACGGAGTTTTCCATCTAAGTCacccttcaagctctgaactcaTCAAGGTTAATGGACATCGCTTGAAGCTCTACCATGGTGAGAAGGCAACGAAAAACAAGGAGTTAGAGATCTTCCTCCTGGAGGATCCACTCGCAACTGAAAACTGA